The proteins below are encoded in one region of Flavobacterium nackdongense:
- a CDS encoding AbrB/MazE/SpoVT family DNA-binding domain-containing protein codes for METNIITIGNSKGIIIPSKLLKIAGFENIVDLEISEGKLVISPSRKVREGWEDLIKAEIEKNGQPSSLIPDFFEDEQENDWQW; via the coding sequence ATGGAAACAAATATCATTACTATTGGGAATTCAAAGGGAATAATAATTCCATCTAAACTGTTGAAAATCGCAGGTTTTGAAAATATAGTCGATTTAGAAATAAGTGAAGGAAAACTGGTAATTAGTCCATCAAGAAAAGTCCGCGAAGGATGGGAAGATTTGATAAAGGCTGAGATCGAAAAAAATGGACAACCCAGTTCGTTGATTCCTGATTTTTTTGAAGATGAACAAGAAAATGATTGGCAATGGTAA
- a CDS encoding type II toxin-antitoxin system PemK/MazF family toxin, with amino-acid sequence MVKQYQIYWVILDPTLGSEINKIRPCVVISPNESNQFLNTVLIAPITSKIRNFPMRLGVVLENKSGQICFDQIRCIDKMRLKAKIAALSINDIESVKNILKEYLVN; translated from the coding sequence ATGGTAAAACAATATCAAATTTATTGGGTAATTCTTGATCCGACATTAGGTAGTGAAATCAACAAAATAAGGCCTTGTGTGGTTATTTCTCCTAATGAATCCAATCAATTTTTGAACACCGTTTTGATAGCACCAATAACTTCAAAAATTAGAAATTTCCCCATGCGATTGGGAGTGGTTTTAGAAAATAAAAGTGGTCAAATTTGTTTTGATCAAATTCGATGCATTGATAAAATGAGGTTGAAAGCAAAAATTGCTGCACTCTCAATAAATGATATTGAAAGCGTAAAAAATATATTAAAAGAATATTTAGTAAACTAA